The DNA segment TACCTGAATCATTTTGATAACACATCCCAATTTGAGACCTAACCATAAGAAAGTTCCATACTGTTAAAACTCTTCCTAGGCTATATGGTCGTGAATAGGGTCTGGATTAAATATCGTATTAGCTGATGGACCTGCAATCAATGAAGTAAAGATAAGGGGGGAGATTACTTAACTACTAATGACCCTCCAATTGAAGTAATAGAATCGACAATGATTTAATCCCTCATCATACACTAGATGTAAAAATTGTTTATGAGGAATTAAAGTTATACCTAGACAAAAATAGTGAAAATAGTATATATTTTATCATTCAACTGGAAATTTAGGAGAATCTAGGTGGGTCAGAAATCTATAGATAGAGTAGAGGAGGTTAGAAAAGTTGAGTAACTATGGGAATGATTTATTTAAAGGATCAGCAAAATATTATTCTAAGTATAGGCCAGTGTATCCAGCTCCGCTCATAAGATTTTTAATTGAGAGATTTCATTAAACGGAAATCAAAATGTACTCGATTTAGTTTGTGGAACAGGTCATCTCGCGATTAGGTTATTAGATGGTGCCAACAGATTGTAGGAATCGATACGGAGTTAGAAATGATAGAAGAAGCCAAACGTCTCCATGTAGAGGTAAGAATGGGGGATGTACAATGGTATAACGGTAATCTAGCACAATATAAAGCATAAAATAATCGTATGTTTCAACTTGTCACAATAGCGAAAGCCTTTCATTGGATGGACCGTCCTTCTATATTAGACGAACTTTTTGACATGGTTCATGATAACGGTGGTGTGGCTATTATTGATAGCTATGAGGCAAACAAAAAATTAACCAAGTGGCAAGCTCAGCTAAAAGAAATCATAGAGAAATGGTATGGAAAAGAAAGAAGAGCGGGAAAAACAACCTATACTCATCCGACCATGAGTCATGAAGAGGTCATTTCGAACTCGAAATTCACCCTTAAAGTCCACCGTTTTCCTAGTTACGACGTAACCTGGACCGTTGAATCAATTATTGGAAATCTCTATTCGACTTCTTACGGATGCCAACGTTTTGTGAAGATAACATTGAGTCATTCGAGCAAACTACGAGAGGCATTACTTACTGTCAATAGGAATGGGATTTTTAAAGAAAGTTTGAATCTATCCGTTAAGCTCGCTGTGAAAAAGTAATATTCATTTTATTTCAAAAGGAATTTAATAGTAGGATTTAGTAGAAGAGGGTGAAAGAGATTGGTTCAATCCATAATAGAAATTTACGAGTACGATAAAGAATGGGAAGAAATATTTTCGTCATTGAAAGAAGTAGTGATTCATTCACTCGGTCATTTAATTTTAGATATTGAACATGTGGGAAGTACGGCTGTCCCTGGGCTTGGAGCAAAGCCAATTTTGGATATAGATGTTGTAATTCAAGACCATGATGTATTACCTGATGTGATCCAAGAGCTTGAAATACTAGGGTATCATCATCAGCCTGAATGGAGTTTTGAGGGTAGAGAAGCGTTTGGGAGAAAAGATTTATTAACTCCATGGGACGGGAGTAAGACTGAATGGATGGATCATCATTTATATGTCTGCAATAAAGAGAGTGAAGAGCTTTCTAGACATATCGCATTTAGAAATTATTTGCGAAATAATCGAGCAGCGGTTATGAAGTACGATAAGTTAAAAAGAACGTTAGCAAAAGAAATGAATAATCGAGCAGCCTATACAAGCGGTAAAACAGAGTTTATCAATAAGGTATTGGAAAAAACCAAAGGGTAACAAAATGGCACCCTACTCTAGAAGGGTCCATTTTTTCATTAAGTAGGAAATGTAAATTTTGAATGAAAATAGAGGTGGAAAATGGAGTATAGTATAGAAAAAATCGTAGCGACAATCCCCTTCCTCAATGGTTCCACACAAGTTAAAAAAATAGAAGAAGGGTATTCCCCCGATGAAAAATATATCGTGGTGAAAGAGGAAAATAAGTATTTGCTTCGTATTGCAAATATTACATATGCTGAAAAAAGAAAACGAGAATTTCAACTTTTAAAAGAAATAGCTAATCGAAAGGTTCGCTCACAAAGGCCCATTGAATTTCAGGTAAAAGAAGAAAATCAACTTTGCTTCTTGTTAATGGAGTATATTGAAGGGGTGCCAGCATCGGAAGCTTTTAAAAACTGCTCTGAACAAATTCAGTACCAAATTGGAGAGAAGGCAGGGAAAGAACTTTATCGTATTCATCAAATAAAAGCACCTGCAGACAGGCCAATATGGGAAGTTTCTCAACGTAAGAAATTCAGTTATTACCTTACAGAGTATCGTGAAGGGGGGATTAAGTTAGAGAAGGAACAAAACATCCTCTCTTTTATTAAAGATAATATTTCTTTATTAACAGGAAGACCAACGGTGCTCCTTCATGATGATTTTCATTTAGGACATATCATCATCAAGAATCAGGAATATAAAGGAATCATTGATTTTAACGGATACGACTATGGCGATCCTTATCATGATTTCTATAATCTTTCTTTATTCAGTCGGAGAGAAAGTATTCCCTTTATAAATGGTCAAATTAATGGTTATTTTTCGACTAAACCGAATGATGGATTTTGGCGGTTATACTCGCTGTATGCTGCAATGAATATAATTTTTACAATAGTATGGACTAATAAATATGACCCTAATTCTATGGAAGATGCAATGGAACGAATAAACATCATTTTAGAAGACCATGATGATTTTAATCTTATCCAACCAAAGTGGTATGATCCGATGTCTTCCTACCGTTTATCTTAGCTCAAATACAGAGCCTTGTAAGGATGAGACGATTCAAGTAAATTATTAGATGAAATAGATAATGAACGATCAAAGCGAACACGAGACATA comes from the Bacillus spongiae genome and includes:
- a CDS encoding GrpB family protein; amino-acid sequence: MVQSIIEIYEYDKEWEEIFSSLKEVVIHSLGHLILDIEHVGSTAVPGLGAKPILDIDVVIQDHDVLPDVIQELEILGYHHQPEWSFEGREAFGRKDLLTPWDGSKTEWMDHHLYVCNKESEELSRHIAFRNYLRNNRAAVMKYDKLKRTLAKEMNNRAAYTSGKTEFINKVLEKTKG
- a CDS encoding aminoglycoside phosphotransferase family protein — its product is MEYSIEKIVATIPFLNGSTQVKKIEEGYSPDEKYIVVKEENKYLLRIANITYAEKRKREFQLLKEIANRKVRSQRPIEFQVKEENQLCFLLMEYIEGVPASEAFKNCSEQIQYQIGEKAGKELYRIHQIKAPADRPIWEVSQRKKFSYYLTEYREGGIKLEKEQNILSFIKDNISLLTGRPTVLLHDDFHLGHIIIKNQEYKGIIDFNGYDYGDPYHDFYNLSLFSRRESIPFINGQINGYFSTKPNDGFWRLYSLYAAMNIIFTIVWTNKYDPNSMEDAMERINIILEDHDDFNLIQPKWYDPMSSYRLS